The stretch of DNA CATCGACATGCTGCTGGTGGCGCAGCGCGACCAGGTCGTCGAGATCGCCGGCGAGCAGGTCGAGTTCCAAGCGGGCGAGACGATCCACACCGAGCACTCGCACAAGTACACGCTCGACGGCTTCGCCGAACTCGCCGCCGAGGCGGGGCTCACGATGCACAAGGCATGGACCGACGCGAAACGCTGGTTTGCGGTCGTGCACTTGGTTGCCGAGTGATCCGTGCGTGGCCGAGTGATCTGCGCGAATGATCCGTGATTGGGCGCCCCCACCAACTTGTTCGAGGTCTCAAGCATGACGCTGCTAACCGAAACCGCTACCGAGCGACCGGCCACGCTGCTTGACGACTATCGGCGCGTGCGGCGTTTCAGCGAGCGGCTCGCCGAGACGCTCTCTCCCGAGGACGCAACGCTTCAGTCGATGACCAGCGCGAGCCCGACGAAGTGGCACCTCGCGCACACGACGTGGTTCTTCGAGACGTTCTTGCTGCGGGAGTCAATCGACTACGCTCCTTTCGATCCGGTCTTCCAGACCCTCTTCAACTCCTACTACAACACGGTCGGCGTCCCCTACCCGCGCGACAAGCGGGGTCTCTTGTCGCGGCCTTCGCTGGAGATGACGCTCGACTATCGGCGGAGCGTCGACGAACACGTCGAGCGGTTGCTGTCCGCGGACGACCTGAGCGACGAGCAGCGGCGCGTGATGGTGCTAGGGCTGCACCACGAGCAGCAGCACCAGGAATTGATCGTCACCGACATCAAGCACGCCCTCGCGCACAACCCGCTCGACCCGATCTATCGCGAAGGGGCGTTTCGACTTGGCGTCGCGCCGAAGCTTGAGTGGCTCGAGCGCGACGGAGGCGTCCGGCCGATCGGTCACGACGGCGAGGGGTTCGGTTTCGACTGCGAAGGGCCGCGGCACGACGCGTTGCTGCGGCCGCATCGGCTAGCGACTCGGCCCGTCAGTTGTGGCGAGTATCTCGAGTTCATGAAGGACCGCGGTTACGAAACGCCGCAGCTGTGGCTCTCCGACGGCTGGCACGCGGTGCAGACCGAGGGCTGGCGGGCGCCGCTGTACTGGCGTGACGAAGGGGACGGCGAGTGGACGGCGTTCACCGCCGCCGGCCGGCAGACGATCGACCCCGCAGCGCCGGTGTGCCACGTGAGTTACTTCGAGGCCGACGCCTACGCCCGCTGGGCCGGAGCGCGGCTGCCTCTTGAGGAAGAACTGGAGACGGCGACCGAGTCGTTGCCGATGGAAGGCGACTTCGCCGACACGCTGATCGACGCCGGCTGGGCGCTGCACCCGCAACCGCTCGCCGCCGCGGAGCGCGGCCTCGCGCAACCGTTTGGCGCCGTGTGGGAATGGACCGCGAGCCCCTTCACGGCCTATCCCGGCTACCGCCCGCCCGACGGCGCGCTGGGCGAGTACAACGGCAAGTTCATGTGCAACCAGTTCGTGTTGCGCGGCGGCTCGGTCGCGACGCCGAGCGGACACCTGCGGGCGACTTATCGGAACTTCTTTCCGGCGACGGCGCGGTGGCAGTTTAGTGGGGTGCGGTTGGCGCGATAAAGGCGTCGTAGTAACTCAACGCTGATTCCGCACGGCAGCTGGGTTAGAAGAGACGGCCGCCTTCGGGATGTCACGCACGAAAACTTCGCCGATATCTTGAGGCTTCGCCTCTTCATCGTCTGGCAATGTCCTGACCGAAAAATTCTTTCCACCGAGTCGTGTGGTAGTCCTTCTGCCCCGTCGCTCTACCGTCAACTGATAGTGTTCTGGGCGAACGCCATCAAACTGAAAGCTGCCGTCCACGGCAACAGGAACTGGTGGACTCCGATAGAGCTTGCCTACTTTAGACTTCATAAAAAGTTCGTAAGCAGTTGAGCCGTCGTGCCCATTGACTGCATATCGAACCGTGATATTCGCGTAGTCGAGCCCCGCTGGGAGATGACCGACGATCGACGTGCTACGCCCTAGAGTAAATCGGGTTGGCGCCCGCTCCGCCTCGACAAGTACCGACTGATAGGGATGGCCATACCAGTTGTGCGACGCTTCTGAAACTTGGTGAGAGAAGCTGGAGTAGCCGGGCGGAACCTTGTCGATGACGAACGCGCCGCTGGCGTCCGTCGTCAGGTATTCTTTCTGATACCTGATAAGCGGCGCAGCCTCGTTCAAATACTGAACGCAGAGCCTCACACCTGCATTCGGCAGGACGCCCCAATCAAGTTTACCCTCAATTCTCCCCCAAGGATGGAGCTTGAGATCGTCGCCCGCCTTGTACTCAGCCAAGGGCTTGGTGACGAACCCGGATGCATGGGCAACGACGATCCCCGCCGGCGGGAGATCATCAGGCAAAGCAAACCGGCCTTCGTCGTCGGTTTGGACAAGCGGCGGTGGATCCCAGATATCTTGTCCGTTGTCGTACTGCCAAAACGTCGTGTTGGATAACTGCCCCTCTTTTAACGTGATAGAACGGCAGTCTTGCGTTATGCCGACTTGAGCCGAACGAGCAGGCTCACCATCAGGCGTCAGGACGCGTCCAACGATCCCCAAGTCGAGCTGCAACTTGATGGTCAACTTAACCGGCTGACCCGGCGTCACGACGGTGGCTGTATCGGGGATTCGTTCTGCATGATTTCGGGCAATCGGGACCGTCACAAACGGTTTGTAACCAGGCGATTCAATTCGTATGCACTGCACGTCGTACCCTTGCCTGCCATCACGTGGCCACTGCAACTTGCCGGCAGTACACTTGGTTATCGTATGATCCTGCCACGAGTAGCCTTTGCTTGCTTCGAGCCACCCCACGCCGACAAAGAATCGGGCGTCTTCGATTGGCTCGCCGGTCTCCGCATCGACGATTTCAGCGACGACGAGCGTGTGCTGGTCGATCGCTGAGGACATGTTTGCGATGGAGCACCACAATACTACCAGTTGCCAGCAAGGGCGAGACATTCCGGAATCTCCGTAAGCTAACCAATAGGTCAAATGAGCCGCCGAACTTGTTGTACGCGGACTGTGTCTCCCCGGATACGCCAGCGGCCGAGCTTTCGGCTGCGTTGATCGAATCGCCGCGGCCGAAGGTAGCTTCCCCCGCCGCCCTCGCCGGCTTACGCTGAGGGGTCGTTTTTGGCGGCTTTCCGCCGTCCCTTGCCCCTGTCCCCGCGTCCCTCCCTCCACGTCCGTCCCTCCATCATGCCCAGCTGCGTCCTCGCTTATTCTGGTGGCCTCGACACGTCCGTTATCCTTGGTTGGCTTCAGGACCAGGGGTACGACTGCCACTGCGTCTATGTCGATGTCGGGCAGCCGTGCGAAGACCGCCAGGCGATCCTGAAGAAGGCTCACGACTGCGGCGCCAAGAGCGCGCGGATTGTGGACGTGCAGGAGGAGATGATCCGCGACTTTGCCTTCCCGGTCCTCCAGTACCAAGCGAAGTACGAGGGGATCTACCTGCTCGGCACGTCGATCGCCCGGCCGATCATCGCCAAGGCGTGTCTGCAAGTGGCGCGTGAGGTTGGCGCCGAGGCGTTCGCCCACGGCGCGACCGGCAAGGGGAACGACCAGTGCCGCTTCCAGTTGGCGGCCGAGGCGCTCGACCCGACGGTGAAGATCATCGCGCCGTGGCGGATGAAGGAGTTCCGCGATTTGTTCCCGGGCCGCACCGAGATGATCGCCTACTGCGCCGAGAAGAACATCCCGGTGAAGGCGTCGACCTCGAAGCCGTACAGCTCGGACGAGAACTGCCTGCACATCAGCTACGAGGCGGGCGAGCTCGAAGAGGTTGATAACTGCGGCGTGAGCGTCCCCGACTTCGGCATGACCGTCTCGCCGCAAGAGGCGCCGGACAAGGTTGAAGAGGTGTCGGTCGGCTTCGAGTCGGGTGTGCCGGTGAGCGTCAACGGCAAGAAGCTGTCGGCACTAGAGGTGGTGCAAGAGTTGAACACGATCGCCGGGCGTAACGGCGTCGGGCGGATCGACATCGTCGAGAACCGCTTCGTCGGCATGAAGAGCCGTGGCGTCTACGAGGCGCCGGGCATGACCGTTCTCTACGCGGCCCACTTGCAGCTCGAGCAACTGACGCTTGACCGCGACTTGGTGAACCTGCGTGACCGGATCGCGCCGGAAGTGGCGCGCGACGTTTACTATGGCTTCTGGTACACGGCGAAGATGGACGCGCTCTTGGCGTTCATCAAGGAAGCCCAGCAGCCGGTAACGGGCGAGATCAAGCTCGGCCTCTACAAAGGAACGATCGAAGTCCACGGCCGCACCAGCCCACAGAGCCTCTACGACGCGGCGGTGGCGAGCATGGAAGGGGGCGGCAGCTACGACCAAACCGACGCCGAAGGCTTCCTGCGTTTGCAAGGCCTACCGGGCCGCGTCCAGGGCACCGTGCGGCCTCGTGCTTATTGAGTCGATTTAGGTGAAGGAGATAGGGGGATGTTGGTGATAGGGGGGATCGCAAGCGGGTAGGACGCGAGGATGTACTTCGCTACGCCTTCATGTTGGCAAACTAGTTCATTATGGAGATGAGCAGGCAATCGCAGAGCGATTGCTATTTATCTCCACAAAGCTTTGCTATCGACTCACTCCTTCAAGCAACGCTGCCGGCTGGAACGCGCAATCCCTCCGCTTGCGATCCCCCCTATCACCAACATCCCCCTTATCTCCTTCCTCAATAGCGACCCGTGTACCTAACGCAGAATCCCGTCCTGCAGCATGAGTTGTTGGCGAATTTGCGCCGGCCGCGGGCGTTTTTGTTGTTGGCGGCTTATGTGGCGTTGCTGGGGGGGATCGTGCTGCTGGCTTGGCCGCAGCAGCGGGTTATTGATATGGCGCAGCCGGCCGAGGCGCAGCGGCTGGTGAATCTGTTCTTCTTGGGGCAGTACCTGCTGGCTTCGCTGATGGCGCCGAGCTTTGCGGCGGGGGCGATCACCGGTGAGAAGGAGCGGCTGTCGTTCGAGCAGCTGGTGGCGTCGCCGCTGCGGCCCGGGGCGGTGGTGCTCGGCAAGCTGCTGGCGTCGCTGACGCACTTGGCGGTGCTCGTGTTCTGCTCGCTGCCGATTGTGATGCTGTGTCTGCCGCTGGGTGGCGTCGGCTTCTACGACGTGGCGGCGGCTTATGTGGCGATGTTGTCGTCGATCGTGCTCTTCGGCATGGTGAGCTTGTGGGCGAGCAGCCTGTTTGGCCGGACCGCTGCGGCGCTGGTGGTGTCGTACCTGATGATCCTGCCGTTGGCTTTGGTGGGCGTGCTGGTGTGGATCGAGTTGCAGTCGCTCGGCGAAGCGCGGCTGTTAGTGGCGACGACCTTCGTGCCGGCCTTCTGCCTGGCGGGGTCGGTGGTGTTGTGGGACATGGCGCGGAAGCGGCTGCTTTACCCGCCCGACCTTGGCGCCGGCGGGCAGGACGTCGTTGACGTCGAGAGCGAATCGACCAAGGCGATCGGCCTGTACATCGACCGCGACGCGTTCCCCGACCGGCTCTTTGCGCCGCCGAAGCGGACTGACTTTCTGCCGGAGGGCGCCAACCCGATCTACGACAAGGAGATGCGTAGCGAGATCTTCAGCGGCGGGACGCTGATGCTGCGGATCGTGATCCAGATCTCGATGGTGCTGGCGATCCCGATCATGGGCTACTGCCTGTACGTCGCGCCGTGGCTGGCGCCGTGGCACATCGCCTACGTGCTGCTGTTCAACATGCTGTGCGGGCCCGTCTTCTCGGCGGGGAGCGTCGCCAGCGAGCGCGAACGACAGACGCTCGACCTGTTGCTGACGACGCTGATCACGCCGTGGCAGATCCTCTGGGGCAAGCTGCTCGCGGGGCTGCGCGTCTCGACGGTGTTGACGGGCTTCTTGATGTGGCCCGTGCTGCTGGCGTGCATCATCCCGATCTACACCTTCCAGAACCCGCTCAATCTGCTGACGCTTGGCGGCTACTTCGTGATCTTCTTATTGGCGTGCCTGACGACATCGCTGACGGGGCTGGTGTGCTCGACGATGTCGGCCAAGACGTCGAC from Botrimarina mediterranea encodes:
- a CDS encoding argininosuccinate synthase gives rise to the protein MPSCVLAYSGGLDTSVILGWLQDQGYDCHCVYVDVGQPCEDRQAILKKAHDCGAKSARIVDVQEEMIRDFAFPVLQYQAKYEGIYLLGTSIARPIIAKACLQVAREVGAEAFAHGATGKGNDQCRFQLAAEALDPTVKIIAPWRMKEFRDLFPGRTEMIAYCAEKNIPVKASTSKPYSSDENCLHISYEAGELEEVDNCGVSVPDFGMTVSPQEAPDKVEEVSVGFESGVPVSVNGKKLSALEVVQELNTIAGRNGVGRIDIVENRFVGMKSRGVYEAPGMTVLYAAHLQLEQLTLDRDLVNLRDRIAPEVARDVYYGFWYTAKMDALLAFIKEAQQPVTGEIKLGLYKGTIEVHGRTSPQSLYDAAVASMEGGGSYDQTDAEGFLRLQGLPGRVQGTVRPRAY
- a CDS encoding ABC transporter permease — encoded protein: MYLTQNPVLQHELLANLRRPRAFLLLAAYVALLGGIVLLAWPQQRVIDMAQPAEAQRLVNLFFLGQYLLASLMAPSFAAGAITGEKERLSFEQLVASPLRPGAVVLGKLLASLTHLAVLVFCSLPIVMLCLPLGGVGFYDVAAAYVAMLSSIVLFGMVSLWASSLFGRTAAALVVSYLMILPLALVGVLVWIELQSLGEARLLVATTFVPAFCLAGSVVLWDMARKRLLYPPDLGAGGQDVVDVESESTKAIGLYIDRDAFPDRLFAPPKRTDFLPEGANPIYDKEMRSEIFSGGTLMLRIVIQISMVLAIPIMGYCLYVAPWLAPWHIAYVLLFNMLCGPVFSAGSVASERERQTLDLLLTTLITPWQILWGKLLAGLRVSTVLTGFLMWPVLLACIIPIYTFQNPLNLLTLGGYFVIFLLACLTTSLTGLVCSTMSAKTSTALVASYLVIITLFLAPLAGKYFADTFYRGTPAGEAMAAASAVSPFAAAFALPLDYDREKAADNPAAEAAQAKGEPVLFFAHVGWSVVYNTALLGLLMWLFKTRWRVAD
- the egtB gene encoding ergothioneine biosynthesis protein EgtB, yielding MTLLTETATERPATLLDDYRRVRRFSERLAETLSPEDATLQSMTSASPTKWHLAHTTWFFETFLLRESIDYAPFDPVFQTLFNSYYNTVGVPYPRDKRGLLSRPSLEMTLDYRRSVDEHVERLLSADDLSDEQRRVMVLGLHHEQQHQELIVTDIKHALAHNPLDPIYREGAFRLGVAPKLEWLERDGGVRPIGHDGEGFGFDCEGPRHDALLRPHRLATRPVSCGEYLEFMKDRGYETPQLWLSDGWHAVQTEGWRAPLYWRDEGDGEWTAFTAAGRQTIDPAAPVCHVSYFEADAYARWAGARLPLEEELETATESLPMEGDFADTLIDAGWALHPQPLAAAERGLAQPFGAVWEWTASPFTAYPGYRPPDGALGEYNGKFMCNQFVLRGGSVATPSGHLRATYRNFFPATARWQFSGVRLAR